From a region of the Salvelinus alpinus chromosome 2, SLU_Salpinus.1, whole genome shotgun sequence genome:
- the LOC139559739 gene encoding neurogenic differentiation factor 4-like yields the protein MMANSYGRPSEGAELVSSLEWMDDDVSSPDGDKPIKAQRYRPGGMGHLGRELGSEDMEEDEEEEEEEGQGDGNAPKRRGPKRKRMTKARQERFKARRVKANARERSRMHGLNDALENLRSIMPCHSKTQKLSKIETLRLARNYICALSEALEGDQSTESRAFMETLCEGLSQPTSNLVAGCLQLGPGGFVEERPEDRNGGRGGPTVLGGVGMAVRPISYSSPGLPSPPYGTLDSAHLLHLRGMKGGAYESHSPIDCNTPPYDGPPTPPLSIGSNLVPKQSSPHYLPPHHYPPSSMGLYQSARYELPLEMPYDSYHPPHMAPPQMGTVYGD from the coding sequence ATGATGGCCAATTCGTACGGAAGGCCCAGCGAGGGGGCGGAGCTAGTCAGCTCTCTGGAGTGGATGGATGATGACGTGAGCTCCCCAGACGGAGACAAGCCAATCAAAGCGCAGCGCTACAGACCAGGCGGAATGGGCCACCTGGGCAGGGAGCTGGGCAGCGAGGAtatggaggaggatgaggaggaggaggaagaggagggccaGGGAGACGGGAACGCTCCCAAACGCCGAGGGCCCAAGAGGAAAAGAATGACCAAAGCCCGGCAGGAGCGCTTCAAGGCGCGACGTGTGAAGGCTAACGCACGGGAGCGCTCAAGGATGCACGGGCTGAACGACGCGCTGGAGAACCTGCGCAGCATCATGCCCTGCCACTCCAAGACTCAGAAACTGTCCAAAATCGAGACCCTGCGGCTGGCCCGCAACTACATCTGTGCCCTGTCTGAAGCCCTGGAAGGGGACCAGTCCACGGAGAGCAGGGCCTTCATGGAGACCCTGTGTGAAGGCCTCTCCCAGCCCACCAGCAACTTGGTGGCTGGCTGTCTGCAGCTCGGGCCTGGGGGTTTTGTTGAGGAGAGGCCTGAGGACAGGAATGGGGGGAGAGGAGGGCCCACAGTCCTGGGAGGGGTGGGGATGGCCGTTAGACCAATCAGCTACTCCTCCCCCGGCCTGCCCAGCCCGCCCTATGGCACATTGGACTCCGCCCACCTGCTCCATCTGAGGGGGATGAAAGGAGGGGCTTACGAGAGCCACTCCCCTATTGACTGTAACACCCCTCCCTACGACGGCCCCCCAACACCCCCGCTCAGCATCGGCAGTAACCTGGTGCCCAAGCAGTCCTCTCCCCACTACCTCCCCCCTCACCACTACCCCCCCTCCTCCATGGGCCTGTACCAGAGCGCCCGCTACGAGCTGCCCCTGGAGATGCCCTATGACTCGTACCACCCTCCTCACATGGCACCCCCGCAGATGGGAACGGTCTATGGGGATTAA